Proteins co-encoded in one Aquincola tertiaricarbonis genomic window:
- a CDS encoding PACE efflux transporter, whose protein sequence is MQGIKRRIVFITLYEAIAITIVAVTLALVFGQGLGHSGALAVMSSIIAVLWNLTFTHFFERWEARQAVRGRSLKRRIAHAVGFEGGLVALLVPTFAWWLDISLWEALVADLGFVLFFLVYTFVFNWGFDRVFGLPSSAAPGGQACTQA, encoded by the coding sequence ATGCAAGGCATCAAGCGCCGAATCGTCTTCATCACGCTGTATGAAGCGATCGCCATCACCATCGTCGCCGTCACGCTGGCGCTGGTGTTCGGCCAGGGCCTGGGCCACTCGGGCGCGCTGGCGGTGATGAGCTCCATCATCGCGGTGCTGTGGAACCTGACCTTCACGCACTTCTTCGAGCGCTGGGAGGCCCGCCAGGCCGTGCGCGGCCGCAGCCTGAAGCGCCGCATCGCGCATGCCGTGGGCTTCGAGGGCGGGCTGGTGGCGTTGCTGGTGCCCACCTTTGCCTGGTGGCTGGACATCAGCCTGTGGGAGGCGCTGGTGGCCGACCTGGGCTTCGTGCTGTTCTTCCTGGTCTACACCTTCGTCTTCAACTGGGGCTTCGACCGCGTGTTCGGCCTGCCGTCCTCGGCGGCGCCGGGTGGGCAGGCCTGCACGCAGGCCTGA
- a CDS encoding type VI secretion system Vgr family protein has protein sequence MNQRRPAVPLFSGERALTITSPAIPQHLGRPALVPLRLSGREAVNGLFEYRLVLQTPDEVAELGGLLRGANFSLPDMVGREICCAIELEGHGSGLLGNQGAGERQINALITEARLLGEDSRHALYELTLRPWLYLATLSTDCKVFQNQTPVDVLRAVLDDYIFPVEWRLIERYPVVDYLVQYNETDYQFLCRLMQAWGINHHFEHTSGAHRLVLSDHNGAFMPLQADDPDSSYHAIAYYPPGHKIDEEYIHAFAPVDRLTAGSYESREYDHTRPRAQLSAKVRAARPTGQAGQAGQDVYLWRGSQTVGEGEAAVHLPASDWSQPNRGADKTANQTEAQGRHLARLRMDALRQIGHRARGQGHVRGIAAGHSFKLREHPQHAANIDYLTLAADLVVENVSEDTARAGAPKALSDAQRLGGQWRCTVDFEVQPASELLRPEATQAKPHIPGPETATVCGPDAGTAETNLYTDHLGRIKVQFPWDRYGPNTHNSSCWVRVSSDWAGNQLGGMHLPRVGQEVIVSFIGGDIDRPICTGRVYNQVNLPPWELPAQQALSGLRSRELTLGGGNSAAGRSNHLVLDDTHQAIQAQLKSDHQHSQLSLGHITRIEDRQGRKDHRGQGFELRTDGHGAIRAKDGLILSTEARSKATGHVTDLSETIARLNQAQGQHDSLGHLAQMHQAQTQGDQNEVAQALSAQNQGIAGKAQEGRFPELQEPHLILASPAGIESTTAQSTHQHSGQHHAISSGGHTSVSAGKSLLASADQAIRLFAYKAGVKLISATSGIELKAVEASIHLLAKLKITATAQRVHIEAQEAVTVNGGGSATQWQADGITENTAGTWVAHAAVHGMPGPQSKAVLAPSLPVVKEPARFHIQFRAVERNTGRLVASAPYRVTLADGQVFFGKTDEHGMTARIPSATAQEARLEWLTHHDDAPALDEHDERGC, from the coding sequence ATGAACCAGAGACGCCCCGCTGTACCCCTGTTCAGCGGCGAACGCGCGCTGACGATCACCAGCCCCGCGATCCCGCAGCACTTGGGCCGGCCGGCGCTGGTGCCCCTGCGGCTGAGTGGCCGCGAGGCGGTCAACGGCTTGTTCGAGTACCGGCTGGTGCTGCAGACGCCGGATGAGGTGGCAGAGCTTGGCGGCCTGCTGCGCGGCGCCAACTTCAGCCTGCCGGACATGGTGGGCCGCGAGATCTGTTGCGCCATCGAGCTGGAAGGCCACGGGTCAGGCCTTCTTGGGAACCAGGGCGCCGGCGAGCGCCAGATCAACGCGCTGATCACCGAAGCCCGCCTGCTGGGCGAAGACAGCCGGCACGCGCTGTACGAGCTGACGCTGCGGCCCTGGCTGTACCTGGCCACGCTGAGCACTGATTGCAAGGTCTTTCAGAACCAGACGCCGGTTGATGTGCTGCGCGCCGTGCTGGACGACTACATCTTCCCGGTCGAGTGGCGGCTCATCGAGCGGTACCCGGTCGTGGACTACCTGGTCCAGTACAACGAGACCGACTACCAGTTCCTGTGCCGGCTGATGCAAGCCTGGGGCATCAACCACCACTTCGAGCACACGAGCGGCGCGCACCGGCTGGTGCTCAGTGACCACAACGGCGCTTTCATGCCCTTGCAGGCGGATGACCCCGACAGCAGCTACCACGCCATCGCCTACTACCCGCCGGGCCACAAGATCGACGAGGAGTACATCCACGCGTTTGCGCCGGTGGACCGCCTGACCGCCGGGTCTTACGAGAGCCGCGAATACGACCACACGCGCCCGCGGGCGCAGCTGAGCGCCAAGGTTCGTGCGGCGCGCCCCACCGGCCAGGCTGGCCAGGCTGGCCAGGACGTGTACCTGTGGCGCGGCAGCCAGACCGTCGGCGAGGGTGAGGCCGCGGTGCACCTGCCCGCCAGCGACTGGAGCCAACCCAACCGCGGCGCCGACAAGACCGCGAACCAGACCGAAGCCCAAGGCCGCCACCTGGCCCGGCTGCGCATGGATGCCCTCCGGCAGATCGGCCACCGCGCCCGCGGCCAAGGCCATGTGCGTGGCATCGCCGCCGGCCACAGTTTCAAGTTGCGCGAGCATCCGCAGCACGCCGCCAACATCGACTACCTGACGCTGGCGGCGGACTTGGTGGTGGAGAACGTCAGCGAAGACACGGCGCGGGCTGGAGCGCCCAAGGCGCTGTCAGACGCCCAACGCCTCGGCGGCCAATGGCGCTGCACGGTGGACTTTGAGGTGCAGCCCGCCAGCGAACTGCTGCGGCCTGAGGCCACCCAAGCCAAGCCCCACATCCCCGGCCCCGAGACCGCCACAGTCTGCGGTCCTGACGCGGGCACGGCCGAAACCAACCTCTACACCGATCACCTCGGCCGCATCAAGGTCCAGTTCCCGTGGGACCGGTACGGTCCCAACACCCACAACAGCAGTTGCTGGGTGCGCGTGAGCAGCGACTGGGCCGGCAACCAGCTGGGCGGCATGCACCTGCCCCGGGTGGGGCAGGAAGTCATCGTCAGCTTCATCGGCGGCGACATCGACCGGCCGATCTGCACCGGCCGCGTCTACAACCAGGTCAACCTACCGCCGTGGGAACTGCCGGCCCAGCAGGCGCTCAGCGGCCTTCGTTCCAGGGAACTCACGCTCGGCGGCGGCAACAGCGCCGCGGGCCGCTCCAACCACCTGGTGCTGGACGACACCCACCAGGCCATCCAGGCGCAGCTCAAGAGCGACCACCAGCACAGTCAGCTGTCCCTGGGCCACATCACCCGCATCGAAGACCGGCAGGGCCGCAAGGATCACCGCGGCCAAGGCTTCGAGCTGCGCACCGACGGCCACGGCGCCATCCGCGCCAAAGACGGCTTGATCCTCAGCACCGAAGCTAGAAGCAAGGCCACAGGCCACGTCACCGATCTCAGCGAAACCATCGCGCGGCTGAACCAGGCCCAGGGTCAACACGACAGCCTGGGCCACCTGGCGCAGATGCATCAGGCTCAAACGCAGGGCGACCAGAACGAGGTGGCGCAGGCGTTGAGTGCGCAGAACCAAGGCATCGCAGGCAAAGCCCAGGAAGGCCGGTTCCCAGAACTGCAGGAACCCCACCTCATCCTCGCCAGCCCCGCCGGCATCGAGAGCACCACCGCCCAGAGCACCCACCAGCACAGCGGCCAGCACCACGCCATCAGCAGCGGCGGGCACACCAGCGTCAGCGCGGGCAAGAGCCTGCTGGCCAGTGCAGACCAGGCAATTCGTCTGTTCGCCTACAAGGCCGGCGTCAAGCTCATCAGCGCCACCAGCGGCATCGAACTCAAGGCCGTGGAAGCCAGCATCCACCTGCTGGCCAAGCTCAAGATCACCGCCACCGCGCAGCGGGTGCACATCGAAGCCCAGGAGGCGGTGACCGTCAACGGCGGCGGCAGCGCGACGCAGTGGCAGGCTGACGGCATCACCGAGAACACCGCCGGCACCTGGGTGGCGCATGCGGCGGTGCATGGCATGCCCGGACCGCAAAGCAAGGCGGTACTTGCACCGTCACTTCCCGTGGTCAAGGAACCGGCCAGGTTCCACATCCAGTTCCGCGCGGTCGAGCGCAACACCGGACGCTTGGTCGCGAGTGCGCCTTATCGCGTCACGTTGGCAGATGGGCAGGTGTTCTTCGGCAAGACTGACGAACACGGCATGACGGCGCGCATCCCGTCCGCCACGGCACAGGAAGCTCGACTGGAGTGGTTGACTCACCACGATGATGCGCCAGCCCTGGACGAGCACGACGAGCGGGGGTGCTGA
- a CDS encoding sensor histidine kinase, with product MNSSAGLRLAWGLLLALAASLWLVAAARAVPEAPAAAGGLKPITLNQALSAEGDSLVFPVATPSWPVSLPDDWAETRPRHLGPIWYRAAFDAQGLQGSGALLGLFIERVCSNAEVYLNGQLLHVAGRMREPITHNCQHPQLVALPSTLLRDRDNLIDIKVAGHPLERVASWQRAGGLSALQVGPYDEMARRHATEYAIDVSLPQAVSATLALLGGMLMALGVINARERHLAYFGALSLGWALVTARLWWRNMPLPNYDAELLVVSCMPLVTLAAVQFVLRYSGTRVASVSAALYAQCAVVPATLLIGGANRLHTLATLWYAVLLLEVAVAVGWLLWSTWHTRRQRMLAAGSALLGAAVLAGLEIAQQRGPLATGWQLLSHMAIPIVFVATGLRLTSQHGRALQVAEEGRETLAQKVKEATAEIERNFAQLAELRVEQVTERERKRIAADLHDDLGAKLLTIVHTSDDQRISTLAREALEEMRLSVRGLTGRPVRLIDALGDWRAEVVSRLGQAGMEGEWTSPTDDVPQMLSARAYVQTTRILREAVSNIIKHSGASQCKVRCTIAEGDFQFVIQDNGKGIPLELDGRLDRGHGMSSMKHRAKQLQGQCLVESGPGYGTVIRLTLPLEPHSSSS from the coding sequence ATGAACTCATCGGCGGGCCTGAGGCTCGCCTGGGGCCTGTTGTTGGCCCTGGCGGCCAGTCTGTGGCTGGTGGCCGCCGCACGGGCGGTGCCCGAAGCCCCGGCGGCCGCGGGCGGCCTCAAGCCCATCACGCTGAACCAGGCGCTGAGCGCCGAGGGCGACAGCCTGGTGTTCCCGGTGGCCACGCCCAGCTGGCCGGTGAGCCTGCCGGACGACTGGGCCGAGACGCGTCCGCGCCACCTGGGCCCCATCTGGTACCGCGCCGCCTTCGACGCGCAGGGTCTGCAGGGCAGCGGCGCCCTGCTGGGCCTGTTCATCGAGCGGGTGTGTTCCAACGCCGAGGTGTACCTGAACGGCCAGCTGCTGCACGTGGCCGGCCGCATGCGCGAGCCCATCACCCACAACTGCCAGCATCCGCAGCTGGTGGCGCTGCCGTCGACCCTGCTGCGCGACCGCGACAACCTGATCGACATCAAGGTGGCCGGCCATCCGCTGGAGCGCGTGGCTTCGTGGCAGCGGGCGGGCGGGCTGTCGGCGCTGCAGGTGGGGCCGTACGACGAGATGGCACGCCGCCATGCCACCGAGTACGCGATCGACGTCTCGCTGCCGCAGGCGGTGAGCGCCACGCTGGCGCTGCTGGGCGGCATGCTGATGGCGCTGGGCGTGATCAACGCCCGCGAGCGGCACCTGGCCTATTTCGGCGCGCTGTCGCTGGGCTGGGCGCTGGTGACGGCGCGGCTGTGGTGGCGCAACATGCCGCTGCCCAATTACGACGCCGAGCTGCTGGTGGTCTCGTGCATGCCGCTGGTCACGCTGGCGGCGGTGCAGTTCGTGCTGCGCTATTCGGGCACCCGGGTGGCCAGCGTCAGCGCCGCGCTGTATGCGCAGTGCGCGGTGGTGCCGGCCACGCTGCTGATCGGCGGCGCCAACCGCCTGCACACGCTGGCCACGCTCTGGTATGCGGTGCTGCTGCTGGAGGTGGCGGTGGCCGTGGGCTGGCTGCTGTGGAGCACCTGGCACACGCGGCGCCAGCGCATGCTGGCCGCCGGCAGCGCGCTGCTGGGCGCCGCGGTACTGGCCGGGCTGGAGATCGCGCAGCAGCGCGGCCCGCTGGCCACCGGCTGGCAGCTGCTGTCGCACATGGCCATTCCCATCGTGTTCGTGGCCACGGGGCTGCGCCTGACCTCGCAGCACGGCCGAGCGCTGCAGGTGGCCGAAGAAGGCCGCGAGACGCTGGCGCAGAAGGTGAAGGAGGCCACCGCCGAGATCGAGCGCAACTTCGCCCAGCTGGCCGAGCTGCGGGTGGAACAGGTGACCGAGCGCGAGCGCAAGCGCATCGCGGCCGACCTGCACGACGACCTGGGCGCCAAGCTGCTGACCATCGTGCACACCAGCGACGACCAGCGCATCAGCACGCTGGCGCGAGAGGCGCTGGAGGAGATGCGGCTGTCGGTGCGCGGCTTGACTGGCCGGCCGGTGCGGCTGATCGATGCGCTGGGCGACTGGCGAGCCGAGGTGGTCTCACGCCTCGGCCAGGCCGGCATGGAAGGCGAATGGACCTCGCCCACCGACGACGTGCCGCAGATGCTGTCGGCCCGCGCCTATGTGCAGACCACCCGCATCCTGCGCGAGGCGGTGAGCAACATCATCAAGCACAGCGGCGCCAGCCAGTGCAAGGTGCGCTGCACCATCGCCGAGGGCGACTTCCAGTTCGTCATCCAGGACAACGGCAAGGGCATTCCGCTGGAACTGGACGGCCGACTGGACCGCGGACACGGCATGTCGAGCATGAAACACCGCGCGAAACAACTCCAGGGCCAGTGTTTGGTGGAATCCGGCCCCGGTTATGGCACTGTGATCCGTTTGACCCTGCCGCTTGAACCGCACAGCTCAAGTTCCTAG
- a CDS encoding copper chaperone PCu(A)C produces MTFKTRLATALLLAVAATAAMAQPKVEGAWSRPTVQGQKAGGGFLRIESPTADRLIGGSSPVAGRVELHSMKMEGDVMRMREVDGIEVPAGQAVALQPGGLHLMLMDLKSPLKAGDRFPLTLKFEKAGEVPVQVEVRTAAPGGKAEAEGHGAHKH; encoded by the coding sequence ATGACGTTCAAGACCCGCCTCGCCACCGCTCTGCTGCTGGCCGTCGCCGCCACCGCCGCGATGGCCCAGCCCAAGGTGGAGGGCGCCTGGTCGCGGCCCACGGTGCAGGGCCAGAAGGCCGGCGGCGGCTTCCTGCGCATCGAAAGCCCGACGGCCGACCGCCTGATCGGCGGCAGCAGCCCGGTGGCCGGTCGCGTGGAACTGCACAGCATGAAGATGGAAGGCGACGTGATGCGCATGCGCGAGGTCGACGGCATCGAGGTGCCGGCCGGCCAGGCCGTGGCGCTGCAGCCCGGTGGCCTGCACCTGATGCTGATGGACCTGAAGTCACCGCTCAAGGCCGGCGACCGCTTTCCGCTGACGCTGAAGTTCGAGAAGGCGGGCGAGGTGCCGGTGCAGGTGGAGGTGCGGACCGCCGCGCCGGGTGGCAAGGCCGAGGCCGAAGGCCACGGCGCCCACAAACACTGA
- a CDS encoding PhoH family protein, with product MILRHAFIPPDNQRLANLCGNLDEHLRAIEAAFDVRIARRNESFRVEGAKAAAERAVLLLQSLYDRARRPIPPEFFQLALAQATQDATPARKRGARADDEAPVPGAGEVVLQTRRADLQGRTPNQQVYLRNILGHDITFGIGPAGTGKTFLAVACAVDALERSQVQRIVLTRPAVEAGERLGFLPGDLTQKVDPYLRPLYDALYDLMGFDRVTKAFEKGTIEIAPLAFMRGRTLNHAFVILDEAQNTTSEQMKMFLTRIGFGAKAVVTGDVSQIDLPKGTLSGLIEAERVLRRVKGIAITRFTAADVVRHPLVARIVEAYEAEGVRGGV from the coding sequence TTGATCCTCCGCCACGCCTTCATTCCGCCCGACAACCAGCGGCTCGCCAACCTGTGCGGCAACCTCGACGAGCACCTGCGTGCCATCGAGGCCGCCTTCGATGTGCGCATCGCCCGCCGCAACGAGTCGTTCCGCGTGGAAGGTGCCAAGGCCGCGGCCGAGCGGGCGGTGCTGCTGCTCCAAAGCCTGTACGACCGGGCCCGCCGTCCTATTCCGCCCGAGTTCTTCCAGCTGGCGCTGGCCCAGGCCACCCAGGATGCGACACCCGCCCGCAAGCGCGGCGCCCGCGCCGACGACGAAGCGCCCGTGCCCGGTGCCGGCGAGGTGGTGCTGCAGACCCGCCGGGCCGACCTGCAGGGCCGCACGCCCAACCAGCAGGTGTACCTGCGCAACATCCTGGGCCACGACATCACCTTCGGCATCGGCCCGGCCGGCACCGGCAAAACCTTCCTGGCGGTGGCCTGCGCGGTGGATGCGCTGGAGCGCAGCCAGGTGCAGCGCATCGTGCTCACCCGCCCGGCGGTGGAGGCGGGCGAGCGCCTGGGCTTCCTGCCCGGCGACCTGACGCAGAAGGTGGACCCCTACCTGCGCCCGCTCTACGACGCGCTGTACGACCTGATGGGCTTCGACCGCGTGACCAAGGCCTTCGAGAAGGGCACGATCGAGATCGCGCCGCTGGCCTTCATGCGCGGGCGCACGCTCAACCATGCCTTCGTCATCCTGGACGAGGCGCAGAACACCACCAGCGAGCAGATGAAGATGTTCCTCACCCGCATCGGCTTCGGCGCCAAGGCGGTGGTCACGGGCGACGTCAGCCAGATCGACCTGCCCAAGGGCACGCTGAGCGGCCTGATCGAGGCCGAGCGGGTGCTGCGCCGGGTCAAGGGCATCGCCATCACCCGCTTCACCGCGGCCGACGTGGTGCGCCACCCGCTGGTGGCCCGCATCGTCGAGGCCTACGAGGCCGAAGGCGTGCGCGGCGGGGTGTGA
- the ybeY gene encoding rRNA maturation RNase YbeY: MAVELNLSLQQPDPRHRAHLPRHRVMRWLRAALAGPAEITVRIVDAEEGQALNREYRQRDYATNVLTFDYQHEPVVVADLVLCAPVVEREAAEMGLPVADHYAHLLVHGALHAQGHDHEEDDEAEAMEAREREILKGLGLHDPYPVG; the protein is encoded by the coding sequence ATGGCGGTGGAACTGAACCTGTCGCTGCAGCAGCCCGACCCGCGCCACCGCGCCCACCTGCCGCGCCACCGCGTGATGCGCTGGCTGCGCGCCGCGCTGGCAGGCCCGGCCGAGATCACGGTGCGCATCGTCGACGCCGAAGAAGGCCAGGCGCTGAACCGCGAATACCGCCAGCGCGACTACGCCACCAACGTGCTCACCTTCGACTACCAGCATGAGCCGGTGGTGGTGGCCGACCTGGTGCTGTGCGCGCCGGTGGTGGAACGCGAGGCCGCCGAGATGGGCCTGCCGGTGGCCGACCACTACGCCCACCTGCTGGTGCACGGCGCGCTGCATGCGCAGGGCCACGACCACGAGGAAGACGACGAGGCCGAGGCCATGGAGGCGCGCGAACGCGAGATCCTCAAGGGCCTGGGGCTGCACGACCCGTACCCGGTGGGGTGA
- the ruvA gene encoding Holliday junction branch migration protein RuvA → MIGRLTGVIAEKTPPQVLVDVHGVGYEVDVPMSTFFNLPALGGQVSLLTHFVVREDAQILFGFLTAEERATFRQLVKISGVGPRTALSILSGLSVAELAQAVSQQQAGRLVKVPGIGKKTAERLLLELKGKLGPDLALPTEAPASDAQADIQQALVALGYNEREAAAALKKLPADIGVSEGIKQALKALS, encoded by the coding sequence ATGATTGGACGACTCACCGGCGTCATCGCCGAAAAGACGCCACCGCAGGTGCTGGTGGATGTGCACGGCGTGGGCTACGAGGTGGACGTGCCGATGAGCACGTTCTTCAACCTGCCGGCCCTCGGCGGCCAGGTCAGCCTGCTGACCCACTTCGTGGTGCGCGAGGACGCGCAGATCCTGTTCGGCTTTCTCACCGCCGAAGAACGCGCCACCTTCCGCCAGTTGGTCAAGATCAGCGGCGTGGGGCCGCGCACCGCGCTGTCCATCCTCTCGGGCCTGTCGGTGGCCGAGCTGGCGCAGGCCGTGAGCCAGCAGCAGGCCGGTCGACTGGTGAAGGTGCCGGGCATCGGCAAGAAGACGGCCGAGCGGCTGCTGCTGGAACTCAAGGGCAAGCTGGGCCCCGACCTGGCGCTGCCCACCGAAGCCCCGGCCAGCGACGCCCAGGCCGACATCCAGCAGGCCCTGGTGGCCCTGGGCTACAACGAACGCGAAGCCGCGGCTGCGCTGAAGAAGCTGCCGGCCGATATCGGGGTGAGCGAAGGCATCAAGCAGGCCCTGAAGGCCCTGTCCTGA
- the embR gene encoding response regulator transcription factor EmbR: protein MKTILLLEDLPEIRAWLKALVMQVFPTAQISESARVHDAIALVQAVQFDLALIDLGLPDGSGRDVVEKLRELQPEAQSVVVTIHDDDEHLFPALQAGAYGYILKEQPRELITEQLQRISQGEPPLSPSIARRVISHFAQQAKPQADLMPHVSLTERETEVLLRVAKGFTLPEIGVQLNLSRHTIADYVKQIYRKLNVSSRAEAALEAQRLGLFRRS from the coding sequence ATGAAGACGATCCTGCTGCTCGAAGACCTGCCGGAGATCCGCGCCTGGCTCAAGGCGTTGGTGATGCAGGTGTTTCCCACCGCGCAAATCTCCGAAAGCGCCCGCGTGCACGACGCCATCGCGCTGGTGCAGGCGGTGCAGTTCGACCTGGCGCTGATCGACCTGGGGCTGCCCGACGGCTCGGGCCGCGACGTGGTGGAAAAACTGCGCGAGCTGCAGCCCGAGGCGCAGTCGGTGGTGGTCACCATCCACGACGACGACGAGCACCTGTTCCCGGCGCTGCAGGCCGGTGCCTACGGCTACATCCTGAAGGAGCAGCCGCGCGAGCTGATCACCGAGCAGTTGCAGCGCATCAGCCAGGGCGAGCCGCCGCTGTCGCCGTCGATCGCGCGCCGCGTGATCTCGCACTTCGCGCAGCAGGCCAAGCCGCAGGCCGACCTGATGCCGCATGTGTCGCTGACCGAGCGCGAGACCGAGGTGCTGCTGCGAGTGGCCAAGGGCTTCACGCTGCCCGAGATCGGCGTGCAGCTGAACCTGTCGCGCCACACCATCGCCGACTACGTCAAGCAGATCTACCGAAAGCTGAACGTCAGCTCGCGCGCGGAAGCTGCATTGGAAGCGCAACGGCTGGGCCTGTTCCGCCGGTCATGA
- the hemB gene encoding porphobilinogen synthase produces MSSFHLPPLPPYPASRPRRLRRDSFTRAMVREHQLSTSDLILPVFVLEGQNQVQDIASMPGVQRLSLDRLLPVAEECVKLGVPVMALFPVIDPQRKSPDGREATNPDGLVPRVVRALKDRFPELGLLTDVALDPFTTHGQDGLLDDTGYILNDETVEVLMQQALVQAQAGVDIVAPSDMMDGRIGAIRGALESQRLIHTRIMAYSAKYASAFYGPFRDAVGSKANLGKSNKQVYQMDPGNSDEALREVALDIAEGADMVMVKPGMPYLDIVRRVKDQFRVPTFAYQVSGEYAMLKAAANNGWLDGEAAMMEALLAFKRAGADGVLTYFALEAARLIRQR; encoded by the coding sequence GTGAGCTCCTTCCACCTGCCCCCGCTGCCGCCCTACCCCGCCAGCCGTCCGCGCCGACTGCGGCGCGACAGCTTCACCCGTGCGATGGTGCGCGAGCACCAGCTGAGCACCTCCGACCTGATCCTGCCGGTGTTCGTGCTCGAAGGGCAGAACCAGGTGCAGGACATTGCCAGCATGCCCGGCGTTCAACGGCTGTCGCTGGACCGGCTGCTGCCGGTGGCCGAAGAATGCGTGAAGCTGGGCGTGCCGGTGATGGCGCTCTTCCCGGTGATCGACCCGCAGCGCAAGTCGCCCGATGGCCGCGAAGCCACCAACCCCGACGGCCTGGTGCCCCGGGTGGTGCGTGCACTGAAGGACCGCTTCCCCGAGCTGGGCCTGCTGACCGACGTGGCGCTGGACCCCTTCACCACCCACGGCCAGGACGGCCTGCTGGACGACACCGGCTACATCCTGAACGACGAGACGGTGGAAGTGCTGATGCAGCAGGCGCTGGTGCAGGCGCAGGCCGGCGTGGACATCGTGGCGCCCAGCGACATGATGGACGGCCGCATCGGCGCCATCCGCGGCGCGCTGGAATCGCAGCGCCTGATCCACACCCGCATCATGGCCTACAGCGCCAAGTACGCCAGCGCCTTCTACGGCCCCTTCCGCGACGCGGTGGGCAGCAAGGCCAACCTGGGCAAGAGCAACAAGCAGGTCTACCAGATGGACCCGGGCAACAGCGACGAGGCCCTGCGCGAGGTGGCGCTGGACATCGCCGAAGGCGCCGACATGGTGATGGTCAAGCCCGGCATGCCGTACCTGGACATCGTGCGCCGCGTGAAGGACCAGTTCCGCGTGCCCACCTTCGCCTACCAGGTGAGCGGCGAGTACGCGATGCTCAAGGCCGCCGCCAACAACGGCTGGCTGGACGGCGAAGCCGCGATGATGGAAGCCCTGCTCGCCTTCAAGCGCGCCGGCGCCGACGGCGTGCTGACCTACTTCGCGCTGGAGGCAGCGCGGTTGATCAGGCAGCGCTGA
- a CDS encoding LysR family transcriptional regulator — translation MAFTADNVPVFLAVLDHGSFSAAARALGRVPSAVSMAMAHLEAELGLTLFDRSGREPRPTQAALSLAPQARALAAQARQLQAHALALSQGLETRLTLAIAPELLTAPWSHALQGLAQDYPLLEVEVLAAPQADALAMLHSGRAQLALVFERPSLDGREGFQEIGAETLVLVMAPGHPALQAMAPGEKLCEHHLIDNRQIVVAGRDPAQGDSRFEFARHRWRTDNALAALSLILAGVGFGWLPRSLVQPHVAAGRLVEMAFENLSNGNTLWVDLVWSKERPMGPAARRFVALMQSG, via the coding sequence ATGGCCTTCACCGCCGACAACGTACCCGTGTTCCTGGCCGTGCTGGATCACGGCTCCTTTTCCGCCGCCGCCCGCGCGCTGGGCCGGGTGCCCTCGGCCGTCAGCATGGCCATGGCCCATCTGGAGGCCGAGCTGGGGTTGACGCTGTTCGACCGCAGCGGTCGTGAGCCGCGGCCGACGCAGGCGGCGCTGTCGCTGGCACCGCAGGCGCGGGCGCTGGCGGCGCAGGCGCGCCAGCTGCAGGCGCATGCGCTGGCGCTGTCGCAGGGGCTGGAGACGCGGCTCACGCTGGCCATTGCGCCCGAACTGCTCACCGCGCCCTGGAGCCACGCGCTGCAGGGCCTGGCGCAGGACTACCCGCTGCTGGAGGTGGAGGTGCTGGCCGCCCCGCAGGCCGATGCGCTGGCCATGCTGCACAGCGGCCGTGCCCAGCTGGCGCTGGTGTTCGAGCGGCCCAGCCTGGACGGGCGCGAAGGCTTTCAGGAAATCGGCGCCGAAACGCTGGTGCTGGTGATGGCGCCCGGCCATCCGGCGCTGCAGGCCATGGCGCCGGGCGAAAAGCTGTGTGAGCACCACCTGATCGACAACCGGCAGATCGTCGTGGCCGGCCGCGACCCGGCGCAGGGCGACAGCCGCTTCGAGTTCGCCCGCCACCGCTGGCGCACCGACAACGCGCTGGCGGCGCTGAGCCTCATCCTGGCCGGCGTGGGCTTTGGCTGGCTGCCGCGCAGCCTGGTGCAGCCGCACGTGGCGGCCGGCCGGCTGGTGGAAATGGCCTTCGAGAACCTCTCCAACGGCAACACCTTGTGGGTGGACCTGGTGTGGTCGAAAGAGCGGCCCATGGGGCCTGCGGCGCGGCGGTTTGTGGCGCTGATGCAATCGGGCTGA